A section of the Sulfitobacter sp. S190 genome encodes:
- a CDS encoding ATP-binding protein: protein MSKLKPRERDAIVQALRAGVVPKLGLRHIQVGRVREIEELVKDMDRISDGGSAIRFIIGEYGSGKTFFMNLIRLVALEKGLVVMFADLAPDRRIHATGGQARRLYAEMARNLSTRTKPDGGALASVVERFVSQAHRDAEERDLPTGSIIRERLGHFEELTGGFEFAEVIRRYWEGHETGDDELKSAALRWLRGEFATRTDARKALGVRTIIDDASVYDHLKLMSAFVCEAGYKGLLVGLDEMVNLYKLTSSQARNANYEQILRILNDVLQGSAENLGFLMGGTPEFLMNTRRGLYSYEALQSRLAENTFARDGLIDLSGPVVRLASLTPEDLFVLLANVRRIMQEDAGALPDDALEAFMAHCSDRIGEAYFRTPRNTVTAFVNLLSVLEQNPGIEWSDLIEQIEVSEDLGEDMTEVDESTGAQDPGDDDLISFKL, encoded by the coding sequence ATGTCGAAGTTGAAACCACGTGAACGCGATGCAATTGTACAGGCCCTTCGAGCCGGGGTCGTGCCCAAGCTCGGTTTGCGCCATATCCAGGTCGGCCGCGTCCGGGAGATTGAAGAGCTCGTCAAGGACATGGACCGGATATCCGATGGCGGATCGGCAATCCGATTCATCATCGGGGAATACGGATCGGGCAAGACATTCTTCATGAACCTGATCCGCCTCGTCGCCTTGGAGAAAGGCCTGGTCGTCATGTTCGCGGATCTGGCGCCGGATCGCCGCATTCACGCGACCGGCGGGCAAGCCCGAAGGCTTTATGCAGAGATGGCCCGAAATCTGTCGACGCGGACAAAGCCAGACGGCGGGGCATTGGCCAGCGTGGTGGAGAGGTTTGTCAGCCAGGCTCACCGAGATGCCGAAGAACGGGATTTGCCAACAGGGTCTATCATTCGTGAACGCCTTGGCCACTTTGAAGAGCTTACCGGGGGGTTTGAGTTCGCTGAAGTCATCCGTCGATATTGGGAAGGCCATGAGACCGGCGACGACGAGTTGAAATCCGCGGCCCTGAGGTGGCTGCGCGGTGAATTCGCGACACGCACCGACGCGCGCAAGGCGCTTGGTGTGCGAACGATCATCGACGACGCCAGTGTCTATGACCATCTGAAGCTGATGTCGGCATTCGTGTGCGAGGCCGGCTACAAAGGATTGCTGGTCGGCCTCGACGAGATGGTGAATCTCTACAAGCTCACCTCGTCGCAAGCGCGCAATGCAAACTACGAACAGATCCTCCGGATTCTGAATGATGTGTTGCAAGGTAGTGCCGAGAACCTCGGATTTCTAATGGGCGGGACCCCGGAGTTTCTGATGAACACCCGTCGAGGGCTATACAGTTACGAAGCCCTTCAATCGCGTTTGGCCGAGAACACCTTCGCGCGAGACGGATTGATCGACCTTTCAGGACCGGTTGTCCGGCTGGCCAGTCTGACCCCTGAAGACCTCTTCGTTCTTTTGGCCAATGTCCGGCGGATCATGCAGGAAGATGCCGGAGCTTTACCGGACGACGCGCTCGAGGCCTTCATGGCGCATTGCTCGGACCGGATCGGTGAAGCTTACTTTCGCACCCCGCGCAATACGGTGACGGCCTTCGTGAACCTGCTTTCCGTGCTTGAGCAAAACCCCGGTATCGAGTGGAGCGATCTGATCGAACAGATTGAAGTCTCCGAAGACCTCGGCGAAGACATGACCGAGGTAGACGAGTCGACTGGCGCCCAAGACCCCGGTGACGATGACCTGATCAGCTTCAAGCTCTGA